The window ATCCAGGTATGAAGTGGCTGTATGTTTAAATTTAGTTTCATTGTGTTTGTTATTTGTCCCGGCCGCTTGTTTTTTAAACCGGGGTTGTTTTATGTTTTAATTTTTTTGATTTCTTTCTTTTGGGCGATGATCTAAAAAATCATCTTTTTAAACGTTGCGGCGGATGTTAATATATCGCCTGCCGCGGTCAATTCTTTGGGGTTTGGGTGCTACTGATGGTTCGTCATCGTGTCTTTCATATTCGCCAAGTATGTTAAAGTTTTGTGTGTATTTCAGTATCTGCCGTATGGCGTTGTCGTAATGTTTCTGCTCGTCCCACTCCACATCTACATAAAAATTATATTCGTTACGCTTACCAAGTATGGGCATTGATTGAATTTTGCTCATATTTAAACCTTCTTCGGCAAAAATATTAAGCACTTTGGCCAAAGCCCCAACCTTATTACTCACCTGGAAACAAAGCGATGCTTTATTGGCCGGTTTTTTATCCATGTTATCATGGTGGGTGAGGATCAAAAAGCGGGTAAAGTTCCGTTTGTTCGATTCGATGCGGCGCTCCAGAACATCCAGCCCATACAGTGTTGCAGCTAATGAATTGGCAATAGCTACAGTATCTGTCAATTGCTCATCGCGGATGCGTTTGGCACAGGCGGCAGTATCGCTGCTCTCGATAATTTTAAGATGGGGGTACTCGTCAAAAAAATCAACACACTGGCGCAGGGCAATAGGATGCGAGGTTACATATTTTACATCCTCAAATTTTACGCCCGGCAAAGCCATCAGGTGCAGCTGAATAGGCAGGTAAATTTCGCCTACCACCGGGAAACCATAATCGAGCAGTAAAGTGTAGTTGGGTAATATGCTGCCGGCAATGCTGTTTTCAATAGCCATTACCACATAATCAGCCTCGCGGTTCTTTAACTTCTCAAAAGTTTGTTTAAAAGAGTTGCACTCAATCATCTGGGCGTTTTCGCCAAAATAACGCAGTCCGGCTTCTTCGTGGAAGGAGGCGCGGATTCCCTGTATGGCAACTCTTGGTTTTTCTATTTTCATAACCCCTGTTAATGCAAAAAGTCCCGGCATTTTGTGCCGGGACTTTTTAAATTTTTTATGTGTGTTTAGTACATATTAGTCCCGGCTCTTACTGGTAAAGTAAAAGTAGTAACCATAAAAATATGCACTGTTAAATTTCATTTGTTTTTTATTACGTTGTAAATGTACGGTAAAAAATGATTCCGTCAATAGAAAATTTTATTTTTTGATAAAAAAAGTAGGCGAACGAAATTTTATATCGTAAAAATGGATTTTACCTTCTTTTAAATAGTCCGCGATCACTATAAATAATAGGAATGCCTAATCGTTCATGCATCTTGTCTAAAAAAACATCTCCAGGCAGCAGGGTCCCCGATAGTTTAATTACGTCGCCGTTGTTAAATATTATTTCGTACTTATCAAGTATGCCGCTCCGGTTGCGGCTATTTTGGTTATATAAAATTAGCCTTATATCGGTTTTATCGTAAATAATAATGTGTTGTTCATCAACGCTATATGAAAATTTGTTTTTTCCTCTGGAGATTTGAAGATACTGATGACGGCCCTTTAAATTTGTGGCAACAAAATATGAAATCGCAGCTACCGATAATAACATCATTAATATGGGAAAAACCTCGAGCCAACGACCAACCGTTATTTTAAAGAACAGCAAAGAAAAAACTGTAGTATATGCCAATAAGGATAGTGAAAGTGTCAGTATTTTCCCGGTTTTTACATGATACACAAAATTATTGCTGACAAAGTGGGGTTGGTTGCCAATATTAAAAAAGTATTTTTCAAAAATGCTGAGATCTAATGTCTGATTGAAGAAATCAGCAACGAGCTTTTCCGCAGACTCAATATCAGCAGCGTGGTAATTATATAAATGATTTGATTATCCTTATCCAGATAGTAAACACAAAATTTGCCACCGAAATATAACCCCAGCTTCAGGTAGTTTAACTCAGCGTCCTGTATAGTTACCGATGGGCCGGTTAATTGAATATCGGTTAAGGGGCGTTCCAAATCCCAGGGAAAGTCTTTTATCAGTTGAATTGTTTCATCCAAATTTCTTGGCTGCTCGTCAGAGAATTCGCCTTTTTCGTAAGTGTTACGTTGTAGTTTGGATATAAATTGAGGCATAGGTTATTATAGGGCGATGCTTGTTTGCTTATAATTCAAATTTAAAATAAAGCATCGACACCTATGAGGTTTGCAATTAAATTAAGCTGTTTGCTTTTGTTCGATGAGGGGCGAAATGTGCTGAATTTCATACTCCCGCTGCATTACCCTTGCAGTTTGTGTACTGCCGTCATGACTCCAGCCAGGCGGGTTAAATAAATAACCAAGCTTGTTTTTAACGCCTGGCGCGTGCTTAACATCGTGTATCAGCGCTTTCCATTCGTGAAATATAACATTTACCGGACCCATATCATCGGGTTGTTTGGTAATACCATATTTAACAGGCTCGGGCAAATCCTCGTCGCGGAAGGTGCCAAACATTCTGTCCCATAAAATTAATACCATGCCCATGTTTTTATCAAGATAGGGGATGTTTGATGCGTGGTGCACACGGTGATGTGCCGGTGTTACAAAAATCCAGCCATACCATTTTGGTAACGGGATTTTATATTGTGTATGTACCAGGTTGCCATAAAACTGGGTAACCAGGTATGCGTATAAAATATCTAATGCGCTAAAGCCAAACAGGGCAAGGGGTAAGTAAAAAAACACCCTATACAATGGCTCAAATACAGTTGAACGGAAACCGGTAGTGAAGTTGAAATGTTCTGACGAATGGTGGGTTACGTGTATAGCCCAAAAAAGGCGGCAATAGTGGCCAATGTAATGTAGCAGCCAATACAAAAAATCCTGTGCAACAATCAGTACAAACCAGTATAACCAAACGTTATGGATTTGAAACAACCTGTACCTGTAAGTGAAACTCAGGATAATAAATGTGCTGCCTTTTACTATCAGGTTGGTTACAACGGCAAGCGAGGTAAGATAAACATTGGTAAAAGTATCGCGTGTTTCGTAATAATGCCTGTCTTCCCAATAACTTAAACCCATTTCTACAAGGGTTAAAATCACCAAAAGGCAAAGTATTACAATGGCGCTTATTTCCGTTTTGTCTAAGTGATGCATTTACAAATTAATATAATACAATAAACTCTCGCAAAGTTCGGCTTCTGTGCAGATATTATCAATATTACATTGACCAATGTTGGTCAGCAGGGTGCAATTTATATTTCCGCTTTGGTTCTTCTTGTCCTTTTTCATGTACTCGAATAACGTATCGAAGCTTGATTCGTGGATGGTATAACGTGGATAAAGATTATTCAGTGTATCTGTTATCTCTTTTAACTCTTCGGCAGGCAGGCCTGTTTTTTTGTGGGCCAGGTACGATTCGCAGATCATGCCTATGGCAATAGCCTCGCCATGCGATAAATGATCTTTATCATTAATCAATGAGTAGGTTTCAACTGCGTGACCGATGGTGTGCCCGAAGTTTAAAGCCTTGCGGATACCTTTTTCATGCGGATCCTCCACGGTGATTTTATTTTTTATGGCGACGGACCGATGTACCAGTTCGGCAGATGGTTTGCTCAGGTCGCTGTTTTTTAACTGGTTCCAGTAATTAGCATCCTGAATGAGGCCATGTTTCAGCATTTCGGCCAGGCCCGATAGGATTTGTTTTGCAGGCAGGGTATCTAAAAATCCCAATTCAATAAATACAGCCTTGGGTTGGGTAAAGGTACCTATGATGTTTTTGATGCTATCGATATCAATCCCGGTTTTACCGCCTACTGATGCATCAACCTGCGATAACAAGGTAGTAGGTACGTGTACAAAATCAATCCCACGCTTAAATGTGGACGCAGCAAAGCCGCCAAGGTCGCTGATAACGCCGCCGCCAAGGTTAATAAGCAAGCTTTTACGGTCGGCCCCAAAATCTATCAGCATTTTCCAGATGCCGATGCAAAAATCAATATCCTTGCTTTCTTCGCCGGCGTTTATTTCAATAATGTCAAAATTGTCCTGGTCTTCTATTTTGCTTTTTACCAGGGGCAGGCAATGTTGTGCGGTATTTTCGTCGGTTAAAATAAAAAAACGCGAGTAGCGGCCTTGTTTTACAAAGTTGGCCAGTTCATCTATGCTGTTTTCAAAAAAAATGGGGTAATTATCGCTCTGAATGGTGTCCATAATTTAAATAACCATGATTTTATTTCCTCTGAATTCAACCAGGTCGCCTCGTTTTACTTTAAGGCGTTTGCGGTAATCAACCTGTCCGTTATAGCTTACTTCCCCCTCACTTACAACTATTTGCGCCTCGCCTCCGGTGGGTACCAGGCCTGCTGCTTTTAGTAGTTGTATCATCGGGATAAAGTCGCCGTTTAACTTAAATTCAATCATGGTGGGCAAAAATAAACTATTCATGGAATAATGAGTTATCAATTTTATAATTTTGCGGATGCTTTCTAATGAAACTAATAATAATTCTAAACACGGTAAGCCCTCTTTTGAAAATACAGAAATAGCTTTTCGTCATTCATCTAATGCAGATCTTAACCGGGCTTATTGGTTATTCAGGATCATCAATGTTAATTTTTTGGTAAAGATAGGCCCCCCGGTAACCAACTTTGCCATTAAAATAGGCCTGCCGATTAAAGGCATTATTAAGGCTACTATATTTAAACACTTTTGCGGCGGCGAAACCATTACCGGGTGCGATAATACCATCAAAAACCTGGATAGCGGCGGCGTAGGTACTATTTTAGACTATTCGATAGAAGGGGAGGACGATGAAGTCGTTTTTGATAGCACCAGGGACGAGATCATCCGCACGATTGTACGGGCTTCAAAAGATAAAGCTATACCGTTAACCGTATTTAAGATAACCGGCGTTGGCCGCTTTGCTTTGTTAGAGAAGCTGGATGCCCGCCTGCCACTTACGCCCGATGAGGAAAGCGAATGGCAAAGGGTGCAAAGCCGGGTATTGGCTATTTGCGATAAGGCCTACAAAAGCAATGTGCCTGTGATGATTGACGCCGAAGAAAGCTGGATACAGGAAACTATCGACTTGCTGGCTTTAACTATGATGACGCAGTTTAACACCAAACAGCCCATTGTTTATAACACTTACCAAATGTACCGCCATGATAAACTGGCATCGATATTAAACGACCACGAGATTGCGAAGGGCGAAGGTTTTATATTAGGTGCAAAGATTGTGCGCGGCGCTTACATGGAAAAAGAGCGTAAGCGTGCCCTGGAAATGGGTTATAATTCGCCCATTCAGCCCGATAAAAAATCAACCGACCTTGATTATGACTCGGCATTGGATTATTGTACCAGCCATATTAACGAAATAGCCTTTATTGCGGGCACCCACAACG is drawn from Mucilaginibacter ginsenosidivorax and contains these coding sequences:
- a CDS encoding prephenate dehydratase, translating into MKIEKPRVAIQGIRASFHEEAGLRYFGENAQMIECNSFKQTFEKLKNREADYVVMAIENSIAGSILPNYTLLLDYGFPVVGEIYLPIQLHLMALPGVKFEDVKYVTSHPIALRQCVDFFDEYPHLKIIESSDTAACAKRIRDEQLTDTVAIANSLAATLYGLDVLERRIESNKRNFTRFLILTHHDNMDKKPANKASLCFQVSNKVGALAKVLNIFAEEGLNMSKIQSMPILGKRNEYNFYVDVEWDEQKHYDNAIRQILKYTQNFNILGEYERHDDEPSVAPKPQRIDRGRRYINIRRNV
- a CDS encoding sterol desaturase family protein: MHHLDKTEISAIVILCLLVILTLVEMGLSYWEDRHYYETRDTFTNVYLTSLAVVTNLIVKGSTFIILSFTYRYRLFQIHNVWLYWFVLIVAQDFLYWLLHYIGHYCRLFWAIHVTHHSSEHFNFTTGFRSTVFEPLYRVFFYLPLALFGFSALDILYAYLVTQFYGNLVHTQYKIPLPKWYGWIFVTPAHHRVHHASNIPYLDKNMGMVLILWDRMFGTFRDEDLPEPVKYGITKQPDDMGPVNVIFHEWKALIHDVKHAPGVKNKLGYLFNPPGWSHDGSTQTARVMQREYEIQHISPLIEQKQTA
- the aroB gene encoding 3-dehydroquinate synthase — its product is MDTIQSDNYPIFFENSIDELANFVKQGRYSRFFILTDENTAQHCLPLVKSKIEDQDNFDIIEINAGEESKDIDFCIGIWKMLIDFGADRKSLLINLGGGVISDLGGFAASTFKRGIDFVHVPTTLLSQVDASVGGKTGIDIDSIKNIIGTFTQPKAVFIELGFLDTLPAKQILSGLAEMLKHGLIQDANYWNQLKNSDLSKPSAELVHRSVAIKNKITVEDPHEKGIRKALNFGHTIGHAVETYSLINDKDHLSHGEAIAIGMICESYLAHKKTGLPAEELKEITDTLNNLYPRYTIHESSFDTLFEYMKKDKKNQSGNINCTLLTNIGQCNIDNICTEAELCESLLYYINL
- a CDS encoding RNA-binding S4 domain-containing protein translates to MIEFKLNGDFIPMIQLLKAAGLVPTGGEAQIVVSEGEVSYNGQVDYRKRLKVKRGDLVEFRGNKIMVI
- a CDS encoding proline dehydrogenase family protein, giving the protein MLSNETNNNSKHGKPSFENTEIAFRHSSNADLNRAYWLFRIINVNFLVKIGPPVTNFAIKIGLPIKGIIKATIFKHFCGGETITGCDNTIKNLDSGGVGTILDYSIEGEDDEVVFDSTRDEIIRTIVRASKDKAIPLTVFKITGVGRFALLEKLDARLPLTPDEESEWQRVQSRVLAICDKAYKSNVPVMIDAEESWIQETIDLLALTMMTQFNTKQPIVYNTYQMYRHDKLASILNDHEIAKGEGFILGAKIVRGAYMEKERKRALEMGYNSPIQPDKKSTDLDYDSALDYCTSHINEIAFIAGTHNEESCRLLAELLDNKGIDHKHPHVYFSQLLGMSDNLSFNLADAQYNVAKYVPYGPIKAVLPYLFRRAQENTAIAGQMSRELSLIVKERRRRGKN